In Comamonas koreensis, the genomic stretch CGAGGTGTAGGCCAGTGCGGCATAGCCGGTGGCCACGCCGATGTTGCGCAGCACGGTCGAGTCGGTCAGGTCACGCTGCCAGCGGCTGATCGGCAGCTTCTCCGACAGGTGGCGCAGCAGTGCATTGGCCAGGCCCAGGTTGCCTTCGGCGTTTTCGAAGTCGATCGGGTTGACCTTGTGCGGCATCGTCGACGAGCCGATCTCGCCGGCTTTGAGGCGCTGCTTGAAGTAGCCCACCGAGACATAGCCCCAGATGTCACGCGAGAGGTCGATCAGGATGGTGTTGGCGCGGGCGATGCCGTCGAACAGTTCAGCCATGTAGTCATGCGGCTCGATCTGGATCGAGTAGGGCTGGAAAGTGAGGCCCAGGCCCTGGGGCTCGTGCTTTTCCACGACGTTCTTGCTGAAGCTTTCCCAGTCGAACTCGGGCCAGGCCGACAGGTGGGCGTTGTAGTTGCCCACGGCGCCGTTCATCTTGGCCAGCAGCTTGACATTGGCAATGCCGTCCATCGCCGCTTGCAGGCGCACCACCACGTTGGCCAGTTCCTTGCCCACGGTCGTGGGGCTGGCGGTCTGGCCGTGCGTGCGGCTGAGCATGGGCACAGCCGCATACTGGTGCGCCATCTCGCGCAGCTTGAGCACCACGCGGTCCAGGCCCGGCAGGATCACCTGGTCGCGGCCAGCGCGGATTTGCAGCGCATGGCTGGTGTTGTTGATGTCTTCGCTGGTGCAGGCAAAGTGCACAAACTCGGCCGCCTTGAGCAGCTCTGGGCGTGCCTCGAACTTGCTCTT encodes the following:
- the purB gene encoding adenylosuccinate lyase, whose amino-acid sequence is MSLSSLTALSPLDGRYASKLSTLRPIMSEFGYMHRRVQVEITWFIALSDAGFAEFSPLSEGARSYLHGLVNNFSEADAQAIKDIEKTTNHDVKAVEYWIKSKFEARPELLKAAEFVHFACTSEDINNTSHALQIRAGRDQVILPGLDRVVLKLREMAHQYAAVPMLSRTHGQTASPTTVGKELANVVVRLQAAMDGIANVKLLAKMNGAVGNYNAHLSAWPEFDWESFSKNVVEKHEPQGLGLTFQPYSIQIEPHDYMAELFDGIARANTILIDLSRDIWGYVSVGYFKQRLKAGEIGSSTMPHKVNPIDFENAEGNLGLANALLRHLSEKLPISRWQRDLTDSTVLRNIGVATGYAALAYTSLMTGLNKLELNEERLAEDLDNAWEVLAEPIQTVMRRYGVQGAYEKLKEVTRGKTVRAEDLHQLIRSLEIPQADKERLLAMTPASYIGKATELAQRV